The Juglans regia cultivar Chandler chromosome 16, Walnut 2.0, whole genome shotgun sequence nucleotide sequence atatttacataaattatttatataaatattacaaatataattttttatattaaataaaggAGGGGTGCAGAGCGATGGGCTAGTGGTCTTCCATGATGGGCAGGGCCCCCACCCCCGTGGGGGAGGGGTAGCGGGGGGTGggcccccgctgcccacccctagcaagaagaaaataaaagttatagATCTGAGATCACCCCTTACTCTATGGACTTAAGCTTAATTAGgatggtttggatagtaagttgagataaaagttgaataaaatattattagaatattattttttaatattatttttattttaaaatttgaaaaagttaaattgtttattatattttatttagaagtttgaaaaagttgtaataattagatgaaatgagttgagatgattttagtatCCAAACAAGGCCCGAGTTTGGTCAGTACTATTCCTGGATCcagatataaataatttagttatttatattatatccttAACAACCAATATTTATTAGCTCATTATAGCTTAAACATGTCACTAGCTACTCACCTTGTTTGCATGCAAAATATGAGCATTAATTATGAAGCTCACAAGGGCATCTTAAGAGTACCAAGATTAATGTGACGAAGATCCACTCTTAAGATTCATGTCATGCTTTATTTGTTAATGGAGTAGGAACATGACCCATATTTGTTTAAACTATCCACAAAGATAAAGGCATGCAAGTTTGATGAGCAAGCAGCAGAGCAGGTAggattattataaaataataatacaaagtTCCATCCTAGGTTTAAATATTGTAATGTCGTGCACCCTGTTAGAGCACCAGTTATGGGCTCAACAAAGCTAAATTATAGCCAAAGAATAGCTAAAGTGCAAGATAATGTGCTACAATTGGCTCAACAAATCAACAGCGATTTTAACTTCAAGTTAAATCACTAGCCAAATTTGTTGAGCCAAAGGAACTAGCCAAATAATTCTTTTAGACTAAAATATTCACTTGAGTTGAAGTGAGTAAAATTATTGaggaaatgttatgttttatagtGGAATAATATAGCCGTTGAAGAAATATAACTGTTGgagaaatataaattaaaaaaatatatccgttGAAGAAATGTAGCCATTGGAATAACatgaacgttagaaaattaataggtagttttttaataatgaataaatatttaaattacaattataactaaaataaatgaaaagttcaaaatcaatattttattagaatagtgaaagatttgttgagcctgttatttgatgatgatgaaaagtgGATaactaaatttgtaaaagtgaattTCTTAGTCAAAATTTAGCTAAAGTTTGTTGAGGCTATAACTAATGCTCTTACGAAATGGCATTAGGCCTGCTTACAGAAGCAAAATCCAGCCCACTTGAAATTTGCTAACCTATCCACCATGATTTGTTTCAAACTGGTTGTTTGTTTTAGAAAATCCAAATTTGCTTTCATGCACTTgggttatgtttggatgtagCTCAGTTGAgctgaattttttatgaataagatTGAGTTGAGTAATGGAGGAAATTATGTGGGGCatatctaaattgagtttaaagtgtgtttgatgttaagataagtttcagtactttttatgggaagttgaaaaatattatgggtcctacgtataaagatgtgttaagttgaaaaatattgtgggttCCACGTATaaggagattttgagttgagatgagtttagtaatttgagagttgtgtatttggatgttagactcagtttaaaattagactaagcTTAGttgagtcttgcaaccaaatGCAGCCTTAGTCTTGGATAatcaaatgagatgaaataaaaaaaatctttaaataatagtgagatagtttgagttaagatttttattggattttgggaacgaagaaagaaaattttgaataaaaatattataaagttaaaatattattagaatatagttttttaatgttatttttatattgatatttaaaaaaattgaattattttttctgttttatatggaagtttgaaaaaattgtaatgattagatgaaaaagtatgaaagagaaattgaaaagtatttttgtttgagtagtgtttggatgttaagatgagaccAACTACGTATCCAAACGGGGGCCTTAggatttttataaagaaaaatctatttatcattttttttattattatcctaTCAACATCTTTTGATGTGATATTATATGATAGACTTAtaagtaaaacataataaataggtTCTAGTCATTTAACaccacatcataagatgatgtgagacatcatgagatgatgtgAGAATGATTGTAAAACGGATGATTACGAGGAGCATTcctctttttataaataagtgaGGATCTTTTCCCTTACCTGATCAGTACTGGAACAGTTTCAGCAGATAGAAGAATCATCCAAAGCCCTAAGAGTTTTGAGAGAAAAGGAAGTTAAGAGTACGTACTTCAGCCCTAGAAAATGAAGGCAGAACAGCTTGAGGCTGGCGAAGCTAATTCCAAGCAGTCTACCAGCTCATCAACACAAAGGGTACTACTGATAAATAGAGGGCTATCTGTAATGGACTTGGTTCTTCGAATTATTGGAGCTGTTGGAAGTTTAGGAAGTGCGGTGGCAATGGGAACAACGGACCAAACACTACCATCTTTCATACAGTTTATCCAATTTAATGCTCAATACAACGATATTCCCATGTTCACGTAAGTTGTGGTTAATTAAGCATGATCaatctagctatatatatatatatatatatatatatttgcatgcatgcatgaatattttttatttattataaagaattacttcatctatatatacaggagtcaacctagctagctataaaAATAAGCTAGTCATGCTGATAAAAGCTAACATATtttcgaatatatatatatatatgaaatgaaacaGGTTCTTTGTGATCGCGAATTCGATGGTCTGTGCTTATCTTGGACTTTCTCTTCCCATGTCTATCTTCCACATCATCAGAAGTAGTGCAGCAATAAATAGTAGGATCATCTTGGTCATCTTTGACACGGTAcagtacttaattaattagtttccAAAACACGTTTCCAATTAATTATAAGTTGCTTAGAACTgaaaaaaggaattaaaaaaagtgcatctatatatatatatatatatatatgcacataatCAAAGAATAACTTAAAAgacttttctaattttttatttattaatgttccTAAATTTGACAAGGTAATGATGGCTCTTCTCACTGCTGGAGCCTCTGCAGCGGCAGCAATTGTATACTTGGCACACAACGGGAATGCAAGTGCCAATTGGTTTGCGTTTTGCCAACAATTCAACTCCTTCTGTGAGCGCACTTCTGGATCTTTGATTGGCTCTTTTGGTGGAATACTTGTATTTATGCTGCTAATCATTACCTCAGCTGTGGCAATATCTCGACGCTAGTTAATTAGCTAACtaatgatcatgatcagaacTTTACAATCAGAAATCcatgcatgtacgtacgtatgtgTATAATTTAGTTTTACTCGGGCTTGTGCTGTGCTAATCCCAAAGTATGTACAAGGTGTACATGTGTATATTGTATAATATCTAATgggattatgattttttttataattttctgttTTAAACACTTTCTACAATTTGAAGAggtatagatataatatatagattctacaatatatatacatacataattatgtAGTTGTTCGTCCCGGCACCATGCGTGTCAAGCTCTTATTGGCAATGTGTTAGAGAggtcatgtatatatgtatcttATATAAATTACAACAATTCCATTCAAGATAACATGATTTTCATCTGTCATATATATTCCTTCATTAACATCATGcattgtacatttttttaaaaaaatcaacaaacatTGCTAGCTAATTAGAGCTCAGCATAACTTCTCTAACAAGTTGAAGATCTTAATTTCATGGCCTCGTATTGATTCGAAATCTTTGGTGAGAATGGCGCCCTGCATGCATGCTAGTTCCTGGTGTTAAAGCAATATCGATCGATCTAGACAAATTCTCGCAGTACAGCTGATCCAAATAATGGTGCAAATCCTTTTAATTTGTACTACGCTAACAATGCCACAAGAGCATCTATTGATTTTAATGTCTTCTCATAGTATAGGTACGATTCGTATACTTTTGGAGTTCGAACATAGTAGTCAAGctgcaaaaaggaaaaaaacagcAGTGCATCATGTCATGGAGATCAAGATATATTAAGAATATCACATACAACAACAaagacatgatgatcatgatcatgatcatgtatgcCAAAAAAATCTCTCTTGTTCTATGTAAACTAAATTAAGTTCAGATTTTACCAATTTAACgtaattaaaatgttatttatatttataattttatttaattgaataaccataaaattttaaaatttgaaattcgaaatctaaattagaaaagaaacaCTGATAAAATATGAGAATGTCACTTTATCAACCAATCTAAATGTGTCACTGATAAATTACCTCCATCATGTTATCCACCAATTCGTTCGCAGTTTTGACATAATCCTGTCTCCGACCTTCGGGCAACGTATTCATTGCATTTTTGAGATCCTGAGATAGGTAGGCCTGCTTTAGGCGAATGTAGAATATTATGTACCTCCATGCCATCGTCTCTAACATGTACCTAATGCTATGCAAACCCTCTGCAGTCTGCCTAATCCGCGCCACCGCGTCCTCCGGCGACAGTCCAGGCTCAAAGAAGCGTTCTTTTATAAATGACCGCGTGCCCCAGTTCTGTGCCAGTGCCGGTGGGGTGCCATGCTGCAGGCCGAGCACTGCCATGGAAGTGGCGAATAACGTGGTGACGATTTGTCGTCTGTGAGTGGCATTTTCTTCACTCGGAAACGAGGCAGCTCGGACTGCTGAGACTGAGCTCTTTTTACTGTGATTATGGTTATGGTGTTTGGAGAATTGAGCATGGGGAGGATTGGTGGTGTTGGTGAAGGTGGACATGGTTTTTCTGGATAAATGTGAAGGCAATTCAAACTGATATGAGCAGTGTGGTTGTGAGGAGGCAAGTGGAGTACTGAATTAGTCTCTTGTTGTGGATTTTTGGGCAGGTGTTGTGGCTGACCTTGCTGCCCGTTAATCCAACATGGACCATAGCTTCGTGCCACGTGGATCCAAGTTATCTTGTTCTGGGATGAGTTTTTGGACTTTTCAGTTTAGGGACAATAATGGTTGGAATTCATTatatgggttttgttttttattcggCATTTTCAGTGCAGAGTCTGGGTTTTGGTTAATTGGGTCTAAAACGAAGGATGGAGCCTTTTCATCCTGAGCCCGACCCATAAACGAACGTCGTATATCCATTTAAATCTAATCtataataagaaatatttataagaaatatcatttttatatacagattttataaaaataaatttataaaataatataattttacgcgatatattaaatctaatctataataaaacatcatttacaatctaacatatctCTTGTTATAAAAAAGTGGTTAAATCATGTAGGTAAGTGATGTGGCCTGTAAATTGGCATCAATCTTTGAAGGATCAAGGATAGGTGAGACTaagaaaatctctctctctttctctctctctctctctctcacattaaCCCAACTCACCGTAactcattacaagaaaattatttttttacggtCAGTTAATTTTaacgaaataattatttacaattaaaatgagtctattttaatcataaataatcttttcatcgcaaataaataactataaatatcTGTTTTTCTTGCAATGACTATTGAAATATGCAGAGCAAACAAGTGAACAACCCTGGAATTGGACATGGAATACAGGGAACAAAAAGTCCAATATAAGACCAATTCACTAAATTGGATCTGCTTGGAAGGAAAACATACATCAAGTTGCCGATGAACGGTGACTGGAATGCAGGAGGACGACGCTGGCCGAGGGCAGGGAGAATCAAAACGGTGTTGAGGGacgagagaagaaaataaataaaaaaaatcctaactGACATAACACATGCAATGTCACGTCAATTTCTagtaattttcatattataaatcCCATTTAAGATATGATCAAGTTCACCAAAGAATTTGACTAAATGAGTGATCTAagattaaacaaattaaagaaagaagGTATTTTTCTACTGTGCGTTAATTTAACTAACCGAAAATGGTTAAGAGCCAGTGGGAATGTTTCCAACTGAGTGGGTGGACGCAGGCTATTTCGTGGGGATATCTCTGGCTGTCCATACCAAGTCAGATAGAAACGGTAATGGGAATGACACTTTAGGTGAGAATTGTCAATCCGTGGTAGGTTTTGGATGGGTAGGATCCGTAGGAATAcatgcaattaattaaaaagcctcattcaatatatatatatatataatgattagcCCCCAAACTTATTCATACATGGATTCCACCTTGCTGATGCAATAGCATTGATAAGTATcatgaatttaatgtatttttttattagggtCTGAAATGAGGTTTTggccccatgcatgcatgcaagcatgcgtgcgcgcgcgcgcgcccAACTCGATCGTGCATCCATGACTGACCAATTAAGTTGCTTTCCACACCGTTTTTTTGACCATCCTTGTCAAGGTTTTGCATTCCTCTTTTTGGATAACATCTACTACCCaacatagaaaaataattgaggaAGTGGGATTGAAGAGATATCCATTAACTTGTCAAAAGTATTCGGTGCCAATCCATGTCTGAATTAACAATAATGAAAAGGACAATAATATTTGACCATACGCACAAGGAAACTTTTGGCTGATAATTCCATGGTTTCAATGAGATATTTTGTCTTCTTCAATGTTTTCCAAATTAGCATATGCACATTTCCACGAAAATTTAAAACGCGATcgatttgaataattttaaaaactaaccATATTTTGCATGGTCCAAACATACTAATAGCGTGCGccgtatataatttttgaaaagtgtGCATCGCACACGACAATTTAAACttagtgaataaatatagatataagttattattaaaaatatctattttatacacATGATATGATATCATCTAGACTATATATCTCTTCAAGTGAGTATtagaaacaatcaactagaaacAACCACGTAGTGAGTGTAAATTATGCACTATTATAGTAACTTCTCTCTAGTATTACTCAAGTTTAATTATATTTGTCATTTAGACATGTTTGAATACATAAacgattttatctcatttcatcattataatttttttttaaattttcatatacaatataataaacaatttaaaattttcaaatcccaaattaaattattatactgGGTACTAGTATAGAATCGTACTAATATAGAATCTTATGAATTACGCACGACACACTTTCTATATCTCATCcgtctataaataaaattaaaaaataatattttatttaattttcaactttcaattaaATCCATCTTATCTAATCTTAAAACTGACCTTAACCGTctaattaacttataaaattgaaaaatatctcAATTGTCACTTTTGAACTAGTTTTCAtgttaatattagttttaaatcAACCAAAACTATGGCTTTAGTTGCCAAACAATCGCTAACAATTGATATTGACTTGTAATAATAATTAGGGATTGGTAAGtctagtaaaaaataatttgtgctcacccaaaaatgattaaaaatctTGCAAGGTTCATCATTCTATTTACCGATAAAGTTGATATTATTATATCTTATCCAAATTGGGAAACACTGAATTCCATTTggtagttataacttataacttataagaaAAGGTAATGTAAAGACAAATTTTTTGAGTATCTGATACCCGTTACTGTATGAAATGGTAATTTGGTAACCGgaccaaatatttttattttttatttccttagcGGCCAAAGCCACGAATATCATACACCTGATTCACAACCATTGGCTGGCTAAAGATGTTCCCTGAATCCATATATTGGTATGGTGTTTCACCGAGTTGGGGTTTCTCAGCATTATTGTCAGTTCCGGCATTGCCAATGGTGTTTTGGAAATCAAAAGTCGTGTTGTATGAATTGTCACACAAAAGTTGGGAAATTGAGCCCAAGTATTCCATATCCAATAGGTGAGTAATGGAACAGGTCCTCGGAAACCTTGACATGTTTTGCTCACTAGCATCATTGCCCATTAATGTGACATCAGTTTGAGCAACATGGGTGTCCTCCACTGTCTGCTCCAAAGCTTTCGTCACATGTCTCTTCTTGTAGATCCTGCATAAGACCCAATCATCCAACTGAAATAAACAAACACAGAAGATGGTTAAATTAACCCAAGGACACGACCAAACGTCTTAAAAAGTTGGAAACCTATGTAACAGCAGCCAAAAGGCTAATTTGCTTACTCTCATGGATCCCATATGCTTGTTGGGTTGTTTACGGGAATCGTTCAGGCGATATTCATGCATAATCCAGTCTGTCTTCACACCCTTTGGCGGCCTACCCTTGTAAAACACCAGAGCTTTCTTCACCCCAACGTACTGAGACCCACTGTAGATAGCCTTGTCCGTGCCGGTGGCTTTCCAGTACCCAGACACGGTTGCTCGATTTGGCCGCACCCCATTTGGGTACTTCCGATCACGCGGGCTAAAGAAGTACCACTCATTTTCGCCGAACTCTGTTTTCTCTGCATTGCACGAAGTTAACCAATCAGTTTAAAAAGGTAAAGAATCAGAGAGTCAGTCAAGCATTTAAACAAGCATCTGGGAACGGAGTTACAATCCACACTACTAACCGGGCAATTGCCATGGATCAAACTTGTAAATATCGACCTCCGGGATGATCGATACAGGGCATGGCCTTGATTTTGCTTGGTTACGAAGGTAAAACACTATCAGTTCCTCATCAGTTGGGTGGAACCTAAAACCAGGAGGAAGGCCAGAGCCATTATGTTTGCCCTCCATTGATCTTACTTTTCTCTAAACAAATCAATACAAGAAACAGGataaaataaattccaaaacttGGCACTGCCGTTTCCTATGATTTTCTCGGCATACAAGGATAGGGAAGccaaggaaaagaaaggggTTTTGAAACAAATGCCCAAGTGTTTGAAATGTTTAAAGATGGAGGGCTACCCCTTTTATCGGCAAAGTTTTTTGTCGTTTCTGTGCCGATCCAAGAGTTGGATTGGTTGTTAGATTGACTTCCAATCCATACCTCGTATGGAAGTTATCATCCATACTCGCACGAGTAAGCAAAAAGCAGACATCATCGAACTTTTGTCCCTTCTAATCGGAAGCCTATCCGGATAGGGTTTGTTCAGTTGGAATATTTATCTTTGACTAATGCTAGAGATAAACTATTGAGGAATACTATATAACTTCTCACTCTtcgtatattatatttttttaaaattttaaaattttttattttttattttgagtttattctttttaaattaattcaattttttatttattattcatatattaaatatttgataaaaaaaataataaaaattaaaaaaaatgtagtatataaaaattatgtgaatagtaaaaaattgtgtagattttttataaactattatAGCAATACGAATAATGCTAGAACCCCCGCTGGTGGCGGGCGGGggctcatgtatttttttatatgttttttttatatagatttttttaataattttaaatattttaaaaaaataaaaaatttattaaattattaaaaaatactttcttaatcacgaagtaaaatattaaaatattttttaatattttttattttacttcgtgattaaggaaatattttttaataatttttttttactttctggttaagaaaatattttttaatgatattttaaatttattttattttttttaaatatttaaaagtattaaaaacatctatataaaaaataacttaaaaaaacacatgaaaaaacaCTATATTAGAGCCAGCAGGAGCCCCAGCGATGGCTCTAGTAtcatcctttataaaaaaattcataatattattaaacaatatttttttaatcacaaagtaaaataaaaaataatttttataatttttattttacttcgtgattaagga carries:
- the LOC109009212 gene encoding casparian strip membrane protein 1-like, whose protein sequence is MKAEQLEAGEANSKQSTSSSTQRVLLINRGLSVMDLVLRIIGAVGSLGSAVAMGTTDQTLPSFIQFIQFNAQYNDIPMFTFFVIANSMVCAYLGLSLPMSIFHIIRSSAAINSRIILVIFDTVMMALLTAGASAAAAIVYLAHNGNASANWFAFCQQFNSFCERTSGSLIGSFGGILVFMLLIITSAVAISRR
- the LOC109009270 gene encoding photosynthetic NDH subunit of lumenal location 2, chloroplastic, whose protein sequence is MSTFTNTTNPPHAQFSKHHNHNHSKKSSVSAVRAASFPSEENATHRRQIVTTLFATSMAVLGLQHGTPPALAQNWGTRSFIKERFFEPGLSPEDAVARIRQTAEGLHSIRYMLETMAWRYIIFYIRLKQAYLSQDLKNAMNTLPEGRRQDYVKTANELVDNMMELDYYVRTPKVYESYLYYEKTLKSIDALVALLA
- the LOC109009271 gene encoding NAC domain-containing protein 2-like encodes the protein MEGKHNGSGLPPGFRFHPTDEELIVFYLRNQAKSRPCPVSIIPEVDIYKFDPWQLPEKTEFGENEWYFFSPRDRKYPNGVRPNRATVSGYWKATGTDKAIYSGSQYVGVKKALVFYKGRPPKGVKTDWIMHEYRLNDSRKQPNKHMGSMRLDDWVLCRIYKKRHVTKALEQTVEDTHVAQTDVTLMGNDASEQNMSRFPRTCSITHLLDMEYLGSISQLLCDNSYNTTFDFQNTIGNAGTDNNAEKPQLGETPYQYMDSGNIFSQPMVVNQVYDIRGFGR